Proteins encoded in a region of the Massilia sp. UMI-21 genome:
- a CDS encoding methylcrotonoyl-CoA carboxylase, producing MPQIESKLNPRGEDFKANTAAMQAIVDDLRAKVAQVAQGGGEAASAKHVARGKLLPRDRVQMLLDPGTPFLEFSQLAAYDMYDGAAPSAGIITGIGRVAGQEVVIVCNDATVKGGTYYPITVKKHLRAQEIAEQNHLPCIYLVDSGGANLPNQDDVFPDRDHFGRIFYNQANLSAKGIPQIAVVMGSCTAGGAYVPAMSDESIIVKEQGTIFLGGPPLVKAATGEVVTAEDLGGGDVHTRLSGVADHLAQNDLHALSLARTIVSNLNRVKPAQGALRDSAEPKYAPEELYGVIPVDTRKPFDVREVIARVVDGSEFDEFKARYGTTLVCGFAHIYGMKVGIIANNGILFSESALKGAHFIELCCQRKIPLVFLQNITGFMVGRKYENEGIARNGAKMVTAVATASVPKFTVIIGGSFGAGNYGMCGRAFSPRFLWMWPNARISVMGGDQAASVLATVKRDGIEGKGGQWSPDEEAAFKQPIKEQYEHQGHPYYASARLWDDGVIDPADTRTVLGLGLSAALNAPIEETKFGVFRM from the coding sequence TGCGAAAGTCGCGCAAGTGGCGCAGGGCGGCGGCGAAGCTGCCAGCGCCAAGCATGTCGCGCGCGGCAAGCTGCTGCCGCGCGACCGCGTGCAGATGCTGCTCGATCCGGGCACGCCCTTCCTCGAGTTTTCCCAGCTGGCCGCGTATGACATGTATGACGGCGCCGCACCCAGCGCCGGCATCATTACCGGCATCGGCCGCGTCGCCGGCCAGGAAGTCGTGATCGTCTGTAACGACGCCACCGTCAAGGGCGGCACCTACTATCCGATCACGGTCAAGAAGCACCTGCGCGCCCAGGAGATCGCCGAGCAGAACCACCTGCCCTGCATCTACCTGGTCGACTCGGGCGGCGCCAACCTGCCGAACCAGGACGACGTGTTCCCGGACCGCGACCATTTCGGCCGCATCTTCTACAACCAGGCCAATTTGTCGGCGAAAGGCATTCCGCAGATCGCGGTGGTGATGGGTTCCTGCACCGCCGGCGGCGCCTACGTGCCGGCGATGAGCGACGAATCGATCATCGTCAAGGAACAGGGCACCATCTTCCTGGGCGGCCCGCCCCTGGTCAAAGCGGCCACCGGCGAAGTCGTCACCGCCGAAGACCTGGGCGGCGGCGACGTCCACACCCGCCTGTCGGGCGTGGCCGACCACCTGGCCCAGAACGACCTGCATGCGCTGTCGCTGGCGCGCACCATTGTCTCGAACCTGAACCGGGTCAAGCCGGCGCAGGGCGCGCTGCGCGACAGCGCCGAGCCGAAGTATGCGCCGGAAGAACTGTACGGCGTGATCCCGGTGGATACCCGCAAGCCTTTCGATGTGCGCGAAGTGATCGCGCGCGTGGTGGACGGCAGCGAATTCGACGAGTTCAAGGCGCGCTATGGCACCACGCTGGTGTGCGGCTTCGCCCACATCTACGGCATGAAGGTCGGCATCATCGCCAACAACGGCATCCTGTTCTCGGAATCGGCACTCAAGGGCGCCCACTTCATCGAGCTGTGCTGCCAACGCAAGATTCCGCTGGTCTTCCTGCAGAACATCACCGGTTTCATGGTCGGCCGCAAGTACGAAAACGAAGGCATCGCCCGCAACGGCGCCAAGATGGTCACGGCAGTGGCCACCGCCTCGGTGCCGAAGTTCACCGTGATCATCGGCGGGTCGTTTGGCGCCGGTAACTACGGCATGTGCGGCCGCGCGTTTTCTCCGCGCTTCCTGTGGATGTGGCCGAACGCGCGCATCTCGGTGATGGGCGGCGACCAGGCGGCATCGGTGCTGGCCACCGTCAAGCGTGACGGCATCGAAGGCAAGGGCGGCCAGTGGTCGCCTGACGAAGAAGCGGCTTTCAAGCAGCCGATCAAGGAGCAGTACGAACACCAGGGCCACCCCTACTATGCCTCGGCGCGCCTGTGGGACGACGGCGTGATCGATCCGGCCGACACCCGCACCGTGCTGGGCCTGGGACTCTCGGCCGCGCTGAACGCGCCGATCGAAGAGACGAAGTTCGGCGTGTTCCGGATGTAA
- a CDS encoding enoyl-CoA hydratase/isomerase family protein, with protein sequence MEYQTLTVSIDDKVAAVTLNRPDLRNAFNEHAIAELALAFDELGRNEQVRAIVLAANGPAFCAGADLNWMKKMAGYSHSENQQDAARLADMLRTIYLCPKPTVAKVQGDCYAGGMGLVAACDIVVASELAHFCLSEVKLGLIPATISPYVIKAMGEQASRRYFLTAERFDAREARRIGFAHEVVPLDALDATVAGIVKGLVSNSPNAVVQAKKLVREVVGQPVDEALLADTANRIAEIRASLEGREGVASFLEKRKPGWLN encoded by the coding sequence ATGGAATACCAGACTCTCACCGTTTCGATCGACGACAAGGTGGCCGCCGTCACCCTGAACCGGCCCGACCTGCGCAATGCCTTCAACGAGCACGCCATCGCCGAACTGGCGCTGGCCTTCGACGAACTCGGGCGCAATGAACAGGTGCGCGCCATCGTGCTGGCGGCCAACGGCCCGGCCTTCTGCGCCGGCGCCGACCTGAACTGGATGAAGAAGATGGCCGGCTACTCGCACAGCGAGAACCAGCAGGACGCCGCGCGCCTGGCCGACATGCTGCGCACCATCTACCTGTGCCCGAAGCCGACCGTGGCCAAGGTGCAGGGCGACTGCTACGCCGGCGGCATGGGCCTGGTGGCGGCCTGCGACATCGTGGTCGCCAGCGAGCTCGCGCACTTCTGCCTGTCCGAAGTGAAGCTGGGCCTGATTCCCGCCACCATTTCGCCCTACGTGATCAAAGCCATGGGCGAGCAGGCCTCGCGCCGCTACTTCCTTACCGCCGAGCGCTTCGATGCCCGGGAGGCCCGCCGCATTGGCTTTGCCCACGAGGTCGTGCCGCTTGACGCGCTCGACGCCACCGTGGCCGGCATCGTGAAAGGCCTGGTGTCGAACAGCCCGAACGCCGTGGTACAAGCGAAAAAGCTGGTGCGCGAGGTCGTGGGCCAGCCGGTCGACGAGGCGCTGCTGGCGGATACCGCGAATCGCATCGCGGAAATCCGCGCTTCCCTGGAAGGCCGCGAAGGCGTCGCTTCCTTCCTCGAGAAGCGCAAGCCGGGCTGGCTGAACTGA
- a CDS encoding adenosylmethionine--8-amino-7-oxononanoate transaminase has product MKQHTSSDWIARSLRSVWHPCTQMQHHEEVPLIAVSRGKGPWLYDHEGRRYLDGISSWWVNLFGHANPRINAALKDQLDKLEHAMLAGFTHEPVIELSEKLAALTGHQLGHAFYASDGASAVEIAMKMSFHAWRNAGHPRKQEFVCLQGSYHGETIGALAVTDVPLFKDAYGPLLRASHVVPAPDARNAHEGESAQDVARRAISAVRTLFEERGDKIAAIIVEPLVQCATGMAMYDPLYLELLRALCDQHHVHLIADEIAVGCGRTGTFFACEQAAIWPDFLCLSKGISGGYLPLSLVLTVDSIYQAFYSEDITRGFLHSHSYTGNPLACRAALATLAIFEEDDVLNRNRELATKLTIALAPLAEHERARHFRQRGMIFAFDAVEPDAARAASFARRFFTTAVENELLLRPIGRTVYLMPPYVLDDEEVAGLAARTRKVFESVIAG; this is encoded by the coding sequence TTGAAGCAGCACACCTCTTCCGACTGGATCGCACGCAGCCTGCGCAGCGTGTGGCACCCGTGCACCCAGATGCAGCACCACGAAGAGGTGCCGCTGATCGCGGTCAGCCGCGGCAAGGGTCCGTGGCTGTACGACCACGAAGGCCGCCGCTACCTGGACGGCATCAGCTCCTGGTGGGTGAACCTGTTCGGCCACGCGAACCCGCGCATCAACGCGGCCCTGAAGGACCAGCTGGACAAGCTGGAACACGCGATGCTGGCCGGCTTCACCCACGAACCGGTGATCGAACTATCGGAAAAGCTGGCCGCCCTCACCGGCCACCAGCTCGGCCACGCCTTCTACGCCTCGGACGGCGCCTCGGCGGTCGAGATCGCCATGAAGATGAGCTTCCATGCCTGGCGCAATGCCGGCCACCCCCGCAAGCAGGAATTCGTCTGCCTGCAGGGCAGCTACCACGGCGAGACCATCGGCGCCCTGGCGGTCACCGACGTGCCGCTGTTCAAGGACGCCTATGGCCCGCTGCTGCGCGCCTCGCACGTGGTGCCGGCGCCGGATGCGCGCAATGCGCACGAGGGTGAATCGGCCCAGGACGTGGCCAGGCGTGCTATTTCAGCCGTGCGCACCCTGTTCGAGGAGCGCGGCGACAAGATCGCGGCCATCATCGTCGAACCGCTGGTGCAGTGCGCCACCGGCATGGCGATGTACGACCCGCTCTACCTGGAACTGCTGCGCGCGTTGTGCGACCAGCACCACGTGCACCTGATCGCCGACGAGATCGCGGTCGGCTGCGGCCGCACCGGCACCTTCTTCGCCTGCGAACAGGCGGCGATCTGGCCCGACTTCCTGTGCCTGTCGAAAGGCATCAGCGGCGGCTACCTGCCGCTGTCGCTGGTGCTCACCGTCGATTCCATCTACCAGGCCTTCTACAGCGAAGACATCACGCGCGGCTTCCTGCACTCGCACTCGTACACCGGCAACCCGCTGGCCTGCCGCGCGGCCCTGGCCACGCTCGCGATCTTCGAGGAAGACGACGTGCTGAACCGCAACCGCGAGCTGGCCACCAAGCTGACCATCGCGCTGGCGCCGCTGGCCGAGCACGAGCGCGCCCGGCATTTCCGCCAGCGCGGCATGATCTTCGCCTTCGATGCGGTGGAGCCCGACGCGGCGCGCGCCGCGAGCTTCGCACGCCGCTTCTTCACCACCGCGGTGGAGAACGAACTGTTGCTGCGCCCGATCGGCCGCACCGTGTACCTGATGCCGCCCTACGTGCTGGACGACGAGGAGGTCGCCGGCCTGGCGGCGCGCACCCGCAAGGTCTTCGAATCGGTCATCGCGGGCTAG
- the bioF gene encoding 8-amino-7-oxononanoate synthase: protein MNLIATIDRKLDAIAAQSLTRRLRVADSPCAPRQVVDGRAMLGFCSNDYLGLAAHPAVIAALQEGAARYGAGSGASHLVSGHSRAHALLEERFGEWLSPHIDQARALYLCTGYMANLAVLTALGLDADAMIFSEALNHASLIDGARLARAGVTVYPHGDLEALEQQLRTSTAGTRIVVTDSVFSMDGNLAPLPQLLALCERYGAWLVVDDAHGFGVLGERGRGALAHFGLSSSQLVYIGTLGKAAGVGGAFVAAHASVIELLVQRARPYIYTTAAPPALAHALQASLAIIGGEEGARRRAHLAALVDHLRDALRLQRWQLLASSTAIQPIVIGSNEDALRAAAGLHEQGLWVPAIRPPTVAPGTARLRVTLSAAHTHDEVALLARALNELERACA, encoded by the coding sequence ATGAACCTGATCGCAACGATCGACCGCAAGCTCGACGCCATCGCCGCGCAAAGCCTGACGCGCCGCCTGCGCGTGGCCGACAGCCCCTGCGCCCCGCGCCAGGTCGTGGACGGCCGCGCCATGCTGGGCTTCTGCAGCAACGATTACCTGGGCCTGGCGGCGCACCCGGCCGTGATCGCGGCGCTGCAGGAGGGCGCCGCACGCTATGGCGCCGGCAGCGGCGCATCGCACCTGGTCAGTGGCCACAGCCGCGCGCACGCGCTGCTCGAGGAGCGCTTCGGCGAGTGGCTGTCGCCCCATATCGACCAGGCACGCGCCCTGTACCTGTGCACCGGCTACATGGCCAACCTCGCGGTGCTCACTGCGCTGGGCCTGGACGCCGACGCGATGATCTTCTCGGAAGCGCTCAACCACGCCTCGCTGATCGACGGCGCGCGCCTGGCCAGGGCCGGCGTCACGGTTTATCCGCACGGCGACCTCGAGGCGCTGGAACAGCAGCTGCGCACCAGCACGGCCGGCACCAGGATCGTCGTCACCGACAGCGTCTTCAGCATGGACGGCAATCTTGCTCCGTTGCCGCAACTGCTGGCGCTGTGCGAGCGCTACGGCGCCTGGCTGGTGGTGGACGACGCCCACGGCTTCGGCGTGCTGGGCGAGCGTGGCCGGGGCGCGCTCGCGCATTTCGGGCTGTCGTCGTCGCAGCTGGTGTACATCGGCACCCTCGGCAAGGCGGCCGGCGTGGGCGGCGCCTTTGTTGCGGCGCATGCCAGCGTGATCGAACTGCTGGTGCAGCGTGCCCGCCCCTACATCTACACGACCGCCGCGCCGCCGGCGCTGGCCCATGCGCTGCAGGCCAGCCTTGCCATCATCGGCGGCGAAGAAGGCGCGCGGCGCCGTGCCCACCTGGCCGCGCTGGTCGACCACCTGCGGGACGCCCTGCGCCTGCAACGCTGGCAACTGCTGGCATCCAGCACCGCGATCCAGCCGATCGTCATCGGCAGCAACGAGGACGCGCTGCGCGCGGCCGCCGGCCTGCACGAGCAGGGCCTGTGGGTGCCGGCGATCCGTCCGCCGACCGTGGCGCCGGGCACGGCACGCCTGCGCGTGACCTTGTCGGCGGCGCACACTCACGATGAAGTCGCGCTGCTGGCACGCGCGCTGAACGAACTGGAAAGGGCCTGCGCATGA
- the bioD gene encoding dethiobiotin synthase, protein MKNLNEPRQPLALTPVVTAPGSAGAPVAEAAPAEPQPEALPLDAVPSRFSCFVTGTDTEIGKTLISAAILHKLAASGRRACGMKPVAAGAELRDGELHNEDADMLRAAGNVHLPSSITTPFMLKEPAAPHIAAALEGVTIEPVPILAAYTEIHAASDAVVVEGVGGFRVPFNDDFDSADLAAQLNLPVILVVGLRLGCISHALLTVEAIVARGLVLAGWVANTVDPDMRFGRENIDALEQRIPAPLLGHVPRLEQATAEAAAEYIDLAGLPGWHSPRVQT, encoded by the coding sequence ATGAAGAACCTCAACGAACCGCGCCAGCCGCTGGCGCTGACGCCGGTGGTCACCGCGCCCGGCAGCGCCGGCGCCCCGGTCGCCGAGGCGGCACCGGCCGAGCCGCAACCGGAAGCGCTGCCGCTGGATGCCGTGCCCTCGCGTTTCAGCTGCTTCGTCACCGGCACCGACACCGAGATCGGCAAGACGCTCATCTCGGCCGCCATCCTGCACAAGCTGGCGGCCAGCGGCCGCCGTGCCTGCGGCATGAAGCCGGTCGCGGCCGGCGCCGAACTGCGTGACGGCGAACTGCACAACGAAGACGCCGACATGCTGCGCGCGGCCGGCAACGTGCACCTGCCCAGCAGCATCACGACGCCTTTCATGCTGAAGGAACCGGCGGCGCCGCACATCGCCGCCGCGCTGGAAGGCGTGACCATCGAGCCGGTGCCGATCCTGGCGGCCTACACCGAAATCCATGCTGCCTCCGATGCGGTCGTGGTGGAAGGCGTGGGCGGATTCCGCGTGCCCTTCAACGACGATTTCGACAGCGCCGACCTGGCCGCACAACTCAACCTGCCGGTGATCCTGGTGGTGGGGCTGCGCCTAGGCTGCATCAGCCACGCCCTCCTGACGGTGGAAGCCATCGTGGCGCGCGGCCTGGTGCTGGCCGGCTGGGTCGCCAACACGGTCGACCCTGACATGCGCTTCGGGCGCGAGAACATCGACGCGCTGGAACAACGCATTCCGGCGCCGCTGCTGGGCCATGTGCCCCGCCTCGAACAGGCGACGGCAGAAGCCGCCGCAGAATACATCGACCTCGCGGGGCTGCCGGGCTGGCATTCGCCGCGTGTCCAGACTTAA
- the bioB gene encoding biotin synthase BioB — protein MHRPVAIKQAENATWPLADVLALFELPFNELMHRAQEAHRANFPDGDVELATLLSIKTGGCEEDCGYCPQAARYDTGVEAKKILDLDTVLDAARQAKASGATRFCMGAAWRSPKERDMEKVETMVREVKALGMETCATLGMLEEGQAEQLKKAGLDYYNHNIDTAPDFYDNVISTREYQDRLDTLGRVRSAGLKVCCGGIVGMGETRAQRAGLIAQLANLNPYPESVPVNHLVQVEGTPLHGVEKLDPIEFVRTIAVARITMPQARVRLSAGRRELGEAVQAMCFMAGANSIFYGDKLLTTGNPEADDDRVLLEKLGLKTRAATLDSAPKAACGC, from the coding sequence TTGCACCGTCCCGTCGCCATCAAGCAGGCCGAGAATGCGACCTGGCCGCTGGCCGACGTACTGGCCCTGTTCGAACTGCCTTTCAATGAACTGATGCACCGTGCGCAAGAAGCGCACCGCGCCAACTTCCCGGACGGCGACGTCGAGCTGGCCACCCTGCTGTCGATCAAGACCGGCGGCTGCGAGGAAGACTGCGGCTACTGCCCGCAGGCGGCACGCTACGACACCGGGGTCGAAGCCAAGAAGATCCTCGACCTCGATACCGTGCTGGATGCGGCGCGCCAGGCCAAGGCCAGCGGCGCCACCCGTTTCTGCATGGGCGCCGCCTGGCGCAGCCCGAAGGAGCGCGACATGGAAAAGGTCGAAACCATGGTGCGCGAAGTGAAGGCGCTCGGCATGGAAACCTGCGCCACCCTCGGCATGCTCGAGGAAGGCCAGGCCGAACAGCTCAAGAAGGCCGGGCTGGACTACTACAACCACAACATCGACACCGCGCCCGATTTTTATGACAACGTGATTTCGACCCGCGAGTACCAGGACCGCCTGGATACGCTGGGCCGCGTGCGCAGCGCCGGCCTGAAGGTCTGCTGCGGCGGCATCGTGGGCATGGGCGAGACGCGCGCGCAGCGCGCCGGCCTGATCGCCCAGCTGGCCAACCTGAACCCGTATCCGGAATCGGTGCCGGTCAACCACCTGGTGCAGGTCGAAGGCACCCCGCTGCACGGCGTCGAAAAACTCGACCCGATCGAATTCGTGCGCACCATCGCCGTGGCCCGCATCACCATGCCGCAGGCGCGCGTGCGCCTGTCGGCCGGCCGCCGCGAGCTGGGCGAAGCGGTGCAGGCGATGTGCTTCATGGCCGGCGCCAATTCCATCTTCTACGGCGACAAGCTGCTCACCACCGGCAACCCGGAAGCGGACGACGACCGCGTGCTGCTCGAGAAGCTGGGCTTGAAGACGCGCGCCGCGACGCTCGATTCGGCGCCGAAGGCTGCCTGCGGCTGTTAA
- a CDS encoding acetyl/propionyl/methylcrotonyl-CoA carboxylase subunit alpha, which produces MFTKILIANRGEIACRVAATARRMGIRTVAVYSEADAGSKHVAVCDEAVLIGPSAAKDSYLRGQKIIEVAKATGAQAIHPGYGFLSENAEFAEAVQAASLVFIGPPGASMRAMGSKSAAKQLMEGAKVPLVPGYHGDNQEPGFLREQADRIGYPVLLKASAGGGGKGMRVVERSEDFEAALASCKREAISSFGDDKVLVEKYLIRPRHIEIQVFADTIGNCVYLHERDCSVQRRHQKVLEEAPAPGMTGDRRAAMGEAAVNAARAVGYVGAGTVEFIANQDGSFYFMEMNTRLQVEHPVTEMITGTDLVEWQLRVAFGEPLPKKQHELAIHGHAIEARIYAENPEKGFLPSIGTLRHMDTPSAVEFELGGMGADSGTNPAAVRVDSGVREGDAISPFYDPMIAKLIVWGADRTQALARLSQALAEFQIVGLATNIAFLKRLVEGEAFSSADLDTGLIDRHGEALFPPPCAAPLGALALAALALSRGETVRGAVNPADPWAQARGWRMNSAYRRVLSFADEFSGEQGYQVGLTYGAHGWEIDADGERQSLELVRHEGAELSIRLGETSLHGSVRRDGELFHVFTGGRHYTLAYNDPMAHAGELEAAGGRLTAPMPGKVVAVLASSGKEVKKGEPLVIMEAMKMEHTISAPSDGLVEEVLYQVGDQVADGAPLLAFKAA; this is translated from the coding sequence ATGTTCACCAAAATCCTCATCGCCAACCGTGGCGAAATCGCCTGCCGTGTCGCCGCCACCGCCCGCCGCATGGGCATCCGCACCGTCGCCGTCTACTCGGAAGCCGACGCGGGGTCGAAGCACGTGGCGGTCTGCGATGAGGCGGTGCTGATCGGCCCGAGCGCCGCCAAGGACAGTTACCTGCGCGGCCAGAAGATCATCGAGGTGGCCAAGGCCACCGGCGCCCAGGCGATCCACCCCGGCTACGGCTTCCTGTCAGAGAACGCGGAGTTCGCCGAAGCCGTGCAGGCCGCCAGCCTGGTCTTCATCGGACCGCCGGGCGCCTCGATGCGCGCGATGGGTTCCAAGTCGGCCGCCAAGCAACTGATGGAAGGGGCCAAGGTTCCGCTGGTGCCGGGCTACCACGGCGACAACCAGGAACCGGGCTTCCTGCGCGAGCAGGCCGACCGCATCGGCTATCCGGTGCTGCTCAAGGCCAGCGCCGGCGGCGGCGGCAAGGGCATGCGCGTGGTCGAGCGCTCGGAAGACTTCGAAGCCGCGCTGGCTTCCTGCAAGCGCGAAGCGATCAGCTCGTTCGGCGACGACAAGGTGCTGGTCGAAAAATACCTGATTCGTCCGCGCCACATCGAGATCCAGGTGTTCGCCGACACCATTGGTAACTGCGTCTACCTGCACGAGCGCGACTGCTCGGTGCAGCGCCGCCACCAGAAGGTGCTGGAGGAAGCACCGGCGCCCGGCATGACCGGGGACCGCCGCGCCGCCATGGGCGAAGCGGCCGTGAATGCCGCGCGCGCGGTCGGCTACGTCGGCGCCGGCACGGTCGAATTCATCGCCAACCAGGACGGTTCTTTCTACTTCATGGAGATGAACACCCGCCTGCAGGTGGAGCACCCGGTCACCGAGATGATCACCGGCACCGACCTGGTGGAGTGGCAGCTGCGCGTCGCCTTCGGCGAACCGCTGCCGAAGAAGCAGCACGAACTGGCGATCCACGGCCATGCCATCGAGGCGCGCATCTACGCCGAGAATCCGGAAAAGGGCTTCCTGCCGTCGATCGGCACGCTGCGCCACATGGATACGCCGAGCGCCGTCGAGTTCGAACTTGGCGGCATGGGCGCGGATTCGGGCACCAACCCGGCGGCAGTCCGGGTCGACTCGGGCGTGCGCGAAGGCGACGCGATTTCGCCCTTCTACGACCCGATGATCGCCAAGCTGATCGTCTGGGGCGCCGACCGCACCCAGGCCCTGGCGCGCCTGTCGCAGGCCCTGGCAGAGTTCCAGATCGTCGGCCTGGCCACCAACATCGCCTTCCTGAAACGCCTGGTCGAAGGCGAGGCCTTCTCGAGCGCCGACCTGGACACCGGCCTGATCGACCGCCACGGCGAGGCGCTGTTCCCGCCGCCTTGCGCCGCCCCGCTGGGCGCCCTGGCACTGGCCGCGCTGGCATTGAGCCGCGGCGAAACCGTGCGCGGCGCGGTCAATCCGGCGGATCCGTGGGCGCAAGCCCGCGGCTGGCGCATGAACAGCGCCTACCGCCGCGTGCTCTCCTTCGCCGACGAATTCAGCGGCGAGCAGGGCTACCAGGTCGGCTTGACCTATGGCGCCCATGGCTGGGAGATCGATGCCGACGGCGAGCGCCAGAGCCTCGAACTGGTCCGCCACGAAGGCGCCGAGCTGAGCATCCGCCTGGGCGAGACTTCGCTGCACGGCAGCGTGCGTCGCGATGGCGAGCTGTTCCACGTGTTCACCGGCGGCCGTCATTACACCCTGGCGTACAATGACCCGATGGCGCACGCCGGCGAGCTCGAAGCCGCGGGCGGACGCCTGACCGCGCCGATGCCGGGTAAAGTGGTGGCGGTGCTGGCCTCGTCCGGCAAGGAAGTCAAGAAAGGCGAGCCGCTGGTGATCATGGAAGCGATGAAGATGGAGCACACGATTTCCGCGCCGAGCGACGGCCTGGTGGAAGAAGTGCTGTACCAGGTCGGCGACCAGGTGGCGGACGGCGCGCCGCTGCTGGCCTTCAAGGCAGCTTGA
- a CDS encoding glyoxylate/hydroxypyruvate reductase A yields MRILLYRGDGVIEPWAREFAAAMPQVETVAWKEGTALPPCDYAVVWSPAPALLDQLAHVRAIFLMGAGVDALLKLGSALPPVPIVRLGDAGMGVQMAEYVAHAVLRYYRHFDDYEQQARQGVWDPLPLTPKADFAVGIMGLGKLGLPVVEAMRLFGFPVRGWSRTPKDLPGVECFHGADGLDSFLRGTRVLVCMLPLTPDTANLLDRHNLGKLQPGAYLINVSRGAILAEPDLMTLIRSGHIAGATLDVFRHEPLPAPHPFWNEPRISITPHISALTVRRDAVLQILEKIAKLESGQPVDDVVDRDLGY; encoded by the coding sequence ATGCGCATACTCCTGTACCGCGGAGACGGCGTGATCGAGCCATGGGCGCGCGAGTTCGCCGCCGCCATGCCGCAGGTGGAGACCGTCGCGTGGAAAGAAGGCACGGCCCTGCCGCCGTGCGACTACGCGGTGGTGTGGAGCCCCGCGCCGGCCCTGCTCGACCAGCTTGCCCACGTCAGGGCGATCTTCCTGATGGGCGCCGGTGTCGATGCCCTGCTCAAGCTGGGCAGTGCGCTGCCGCCGGTGCCGATCGTGCGCCTGGGCGACGCCGGCATGGGCGTGCAGATGGCCGAATACGTCGCGCACGCGGTGCTGCGCTACTACCGCCACTTCGACGATTACGAACAGCAGGCCCGCCAAGGTGTCTGGGACCCGCTGCCGCTCACGCCCAAGGCCGACTTCGCGGTCGGGATCATGGGTCTCGGCAAGCTCGGCCTGCCGGTGGTCGAGGCGATGCGCCTGTTCGGCTTCCCGGTGCGCGGCTGGAGCCGCACGCCCAAGGATCTCCCCGGCGTCGAGTGCTTCCACGGCGCCGACGGGCTGGATTCCTTCCTGCGCGGCACCCGGGTGCTAGTCTGCATGCTGCCATTGACGCCCGATACGGCCAACCTGCTCGACCGCCACAACCTAGGCAAGCTCCAGCCGGGCGCTTATCTGATCAACGTGTCGCGCGGCGCCATCCTGGCCGAGCCCGACCTGATGACCCTGATCCGTTCCGGCCACATCGCCGGCGCCACGCTCGACGTGTTCCGCCACGAGCCGCTGCCGGCGCCGCACCCGTTCTGGAACGAGCCGCGCATCAGCATCACCCCGCATATCTCGGCGCTTACCGTGCGCCGCGACGCCGTGCTCCAGATTCTCGAGAAGATCGCGAAGCTGGAGAGCGGCCAACCCGTCGACGACGTCGTCGACCGCGATCTAGGATACTGA